Proteins encoded together in one Gemmatimonadetes bacterium T265 window:
- the deoB gene encoding phosphopentomutase: MTVGTRRRAAIVVLDGVGVGAAPDAASYGDVGSDTLAHVCEAAGGLSLPNFERWGLGCLAALCGVPPVASPAAAWGRMRPASAGKDSTTGHWEIAGVRLERPFPTYPDGFPTSLLHGFAEATGRGVIGNVVGSGTAVVDAFGPEHERTGAWIVYTSADSVFQIAAHEAVIPLAELYAACTIARAMLVAPDDVSRVIARPFVGAAGAYRRTGNRRDYSVAPPAETLLDALADADVPRHGVGKVDDLFAGRAITACHTTGNADGLARVEEWLAGAGEGLLFANLVDFDALYGHRNDPAGFAAALRTVDAAVPALEVALRKDDLLFITADHGNDPTTPSTDHAREYVPLLARGIRVSAAPVGERGTFADLGATVAEWFDVAFVGTGTSFLPRLLDGASA; encoded by the coding sequence GTGACCGTCGGCACGCGCCGGCGCGCCGCGATCGTGGTCCTCGACGGCGTCGGGGTCGGCGCGGCGCCCGACGCGGCGTCGTACGGCGACGTCGGGAGTGACACGCTCGCGCACGTGTGCGAAGCGGCCGGCGGCCTCTCGCTGCCGAATTTCGAGCGGTGGGGGCTCGGCTGCCTCGCGGCGCTGTGCGGCGTGCCGCCGGTCGCGTCGCCGGCCGCCGCGTGGGGGCGCATGCGTCCTGCGTCGGCCGGAAAGGACAGCACGACGGGACACTGGGAGATCGCCGGCGTCCGACTCGAGCGGCCGTTCCCGACCTACCCGGACGGCTTCCCGACGTCGCTTCTCCACGGCTTCGCCGAGGCCACCGGGCGCGGCGTGATCGGCAACGTCGTGGGGAGCGGGACCGCGGTCGTCGACGCGTTCGGCCCCGAGCACGAGCGCACGGGCGCTTGGATCGTGTACACGTCGGCCGACTCGGTCTTTCAGATCGCCGCGCACGAGGCGGTGATTCCGCTCGCCGAGCTGTATGCCGCGTGCACCATCGCGCGCGCGATGCTCGTCGCGCCGGACGACGTCTCGCGCGTGATCGCGCGCCCGTTCGTCGGCGCGGCCGGCGCGTATCGCCGGACCGGCAACCGCCGCGACTACTCCGTCGCGCCCCCGGCCGAGACGCTGCTCGACGCGCTCGCCGACGCCGACGTGCCGCGGCACGGGGTGGGGAAGGTCGACGACCTGTTTGCGGGACGCGCGATCACGGCGTGCCACACGACGGGCAACGCGGACGGTCTCGCGCGCGTGGAGGAGTGGCTCGCCGGGGCGGGAGAAGGATTGCTCTTCGCCAACCTCGTAGATTTCGACGCGTTGTACGGGCACCGCAACGATCCGGCCGGCTTCGCGGCGGCACTGCGGACGGTCGACGCCGCCGTGCCCGCGCTCGAAGTCGCGCTCCGCAAGGACGACCTGCTCTTTATCACCGCCGACCACGGCAACGACCCCACCACACCGTCGACCGATCACGCACGGGAATACGTCCCACTGCTCGCACGTGGCATCCGCGTCTCGGCGGCACCGGTCGGCGAGCGTGG
- a CDS encoding nucleoside triphosphate pyrophosphohydrolase produces MHRHGRATYRPLKTSGKNDGMHDTATLADTLALMRDLRTRCEWDRAQTHASLRPYLIEEAHEVDDAIRQEDDVALREELGDLLLQVVFHSVVAEERGAFDLGDVAAGLVAKMRDRHPHLYPPADGDAPTERPDWEAMKARKRRGGIGRGLPATLPALHRAHRLQDRAAGVGFDWPNADGPADKVAEELGEVRAELAAEATAGGRDGTALEAELGDLLFAVVNLCRKAGVHASLALDRANAKFTARFDAVERLAAERGIDVATAGLDVLDGLWDEVKAAAAREG; encoded by the coding sequence TTGCACCGACATGGGCGCGCAACGTACCGACCGCTGAAGACTTCGGGCAAGAACGACGGCATGCACGACACGGCCACGCTCGCCGACACGCTCGCGCTCATGCGCGACCTCCGCACACGCTGTGAGTGGGACCGCGCGCAGACGCACGCCTCGCTCCGGCCGTACCTGATCGAGGAAGCGCACGAGGTCGACGACGCGATCCGGCAGGAGGACGACGTCGCCCTACGCGAGGAACTCGGCGACCTGCTGCTCCAGGTCGTGTTCCACTCCGTCGTCGCGGAAGAGCGAGGGGCCTTCGACCTCGGCGACGTCGCCGCCGGCCTGGTCGCGAAGATGCGCGACCGGCACCCGCACCTCTACCCGCCGGCCGACGGGGACGCACCCACCGAGCGCCCCGACTGGGAGGCGATGAAGGCGCGCAAGCGCCGCGGCGGCATCGGGCGCGGGCTCCCGGCGACGCTCCCCGCGCTGCACCGCGCGCACCGCTTACAGGACCGCGCCGCGGGCGTCGGGTTCGACTGGCCTAACGCGGACGGCCCGGCCGACAAGGTCGCCGAGGAACTCGGCGAGGTGCGCGCCGAACTCGCCGCCGAGGCGACGGCGGGCGGCCGCGACGGCACCGCGCTCGAGGCCGAACTCGGGGACCTGCTGTTCGCCGTCGTGAACCTCTGCCGCAAGGCCGGCGTGCACGCGTCGCTCGCACTGGACCGCGCGAACGCGAAGTTCACGGCGCGCTTCGACGCCGTCGAGCGGCTCGCCGCGGAGCGCGGCATCGACGTCGCGACCGCGGGACTCGACGTCCTGGACGGGCTGTGGGACGAGGTGAAGGCAGCGGCGGCGCGCGAAGGGTAG